One window of Mucilaginibacter inviolabilis genomic DNA carries:
- a CDS encoding HAD family hydrolase: MENIKNIIFDYGNVIFSLDFLRGQAAWKELGINNAADFFGHKQQDEIFDKFDRGEVTADQFRAYIRQKTGNPELTDDQINAAWNSMLLGIEPGNHELLLSLKGKYRTFLLSNINEIHYGYIMNYLKTDFGFDSNDHIFEKTYYSHLIGKRKPEPAIFEMVLNENNLNPSETLFIDDSPQHLATAQKLGIQTFLMTAPDTLQQFFKREKL, from the coding sequence ATGGAAAACATTAAAAATATCATCTTCGATTACGGTAACGTTATATTCAGTCTTGACTTTTTACGGGGGCAGGCAGCTTGGAAAGAGTTGGGTATCAATAATGCCGCGGATTTTTTTGGACATAAACAACAGGATGAAATTTTTGATAAATTTGATAGGGGAGAAGTTACTGCCGATCAATTTAGAGCCTATATCAGGCAAAAAACAGGTAACCCAGAACTCACCGATGATCAAATTAATGCAGCCTGGAACAGTATGTTACTTGGAATTGAACCAGGTAATCATGAACTACTGTTGAGTTTAAAGGGTAAGTACCGTACATTTTTGTTAAGTAATATCAACGAGATCCATTACGGATATATCATGAACTATCTGAAAACTGACTTCGGATTTGATAGTAATGATCATATTTTCGAAAAAACATACTATTCTCATTTAATAGGTAAACGTAAACCCGAACCAGCAATTTTTGAGATGGTATTAAACGAAAATAATCTTAATCCTTCCGAAACATTATTTATTGATGATAGTCCTCAGCACTTAGCGACTGCACAAAAACTGGGTATACAAACTTTCTTAATGACTGCTCCGGATACTTTACAACAATTTTTTAAAAGGGAAAAACTATAA